Genomic segment of Ktedonobacteraceae bacterium:
GCACTCGGGTTTGAAGGATTGGCCTGCATTACTTCGCGATAGAAATCGGCCCAATCTTGTGCCATCTCTGGTGTAACTCCAGCTTGTCGCATTTCATCTTCTGTTATTTGCCCAATTCTCGCCCTGGCCGCATCATTCCCAGTACCCCACTTCATAACATCCTTGCCAAACTGATTCCGAGTCATGCCTGCTGGATGTTCAGGCGGATTTGGCTGTCCGCCAGGAGATGAAGGATCATTACCTCCACAAGTATTATGGACCACCCACTGCCCCATCCCCACCGTGAAGGTGTGATCCTGGGCCACCTCCAGATTATACATCACCCTGACCCCCGGCACACTCTTCCACCCCGTCACGACCCCATAGGTGCCATTGGCCCGCAAGACGTGCATGCCCAGCTTGATCTGCCCCACTGGCAAGAAGCCACGCTCC
This window contains:
- a CDS encoding DUF4951 domain-containing protein, with product ERGFLPVGQIKLGMHVLRANGTYGVVTGWKSVPGVRVMYNLEVAQDHTFTVGMGQWVVHNTCGGNDPSSPGGQPNPPEHPAGMTRNQFGKDVMKWGTGNDAARARIGQITEDEMRQAGVTPEMAQDWADFYREVMQANPSNPSAAGRADLMQWVADLLRGK